From the genome of Streptomyces xanthophaeus:
GTGCAGGTCGAAGCCCTGGACGAGGCCGCGCCGGTAGAACTCGTCCAGGTCGGCGTACGGCGCGCTGCCCGGGTGGGGCAGCGGGTCGCCCAGGATGTCCCCGCGGCCCTTGCCGCGCAGGGTGGCGAGGCGGCGCATCCGGCGCAGGTCGGTGGTGATCCGGTCGTAGACCTCCTCGACGGAGAGGTCCTTCAGATCCGGGTCGTACAGCAGCCCGGCGGGCATCTCGCCGACGCCCATCTCGACGAGCCAGCCGTTGACCACGTAGTCGGCGGCGACGTTGTGCAGGTACGGGTCCCGGGCGCCGCGGCGCTCGCCGTGGCGCAGCGCGGCGTGCAGCATCTCGTGGGCCAGGATGAACCGCCATTCCCCCTCTTCGAAGCTGCGGAGCGGGTTGACGTAGATCTCCCCGGCGGTGGCGCTGACCGCGGCGATGTCGATGTCCTGGGCGCGGGCCAGCTCGGCATCGGCGACGATCTTCAGGCCGCTGGCCAGGCCGCCGAGGAGCGGGTACGAGGAGACGAACCAGTTCAGGGCGCGGTCCCACGGGCGCTGCGCCACGCGCTGCCCCGTGACCCGGTCGCGGCGCCCGCCGGCGACCTCCATGGCGGCGGAGACGCTGCGGGTCAGGGCGTGCGCGAAGGCGGTCTCCCAGTCGGGGACCGGGGTGGAGTTCCATGCGTGCCAGGTGACCAGGAGCTGGTCGGGGTGGTCGCCGGCGGTGCCGCAGAGCTCGTAGGCGGCGGGAATGCCGTCGCGGCGCCAGCGGGCCGCGAGCAGTTCCTCGTCACCGCCGGGGTACTCGGCCGGGAGGTCGTCCGGGGGCCGGACGGACGGCTGCGTCAGCAGGAAGCGGTTGACGACGGCGCAGCGTGCGGCGAGGTCGAAGCGGTCGGGCTGCACGCGGTCCCGGTCGGCCGCGGCCGGTACGTGGCCGAATCCGAGGTGGAGCAGGGCGTGGGCGAGGGCCCAGGCCCAGGTGCCGGGCTCGGCGCGCAGGCCGGAGCGGACGTGGAGGACGCCGTTGGAGTCCACGGCGACCATGCCCGCGGCGGGGGTACCGGGGCACTTGGGCTGCTCGCACACGCTCCCGCCGACGGCGGCGAGGGCCGGGTTCCGCTTGACCAGGGCAAGCCCCTCGGCGAAGGCCTGGGCGGCGGGGTCGGGCTGGGTCTTCTTCTTGGGCCGGGTGCGCGACACGCTCACCGGCGGGCCTCGACCAGGCGCGGCATGTCCCGGGCGGCCTCCACGAGGAACCAGGAGGGCAGGACGGGCAGGCCGTCGGCGTCGTCGGCGATGACGGTCTGCGCCACCTCCACGGAGATCTCGGCGAGCTGGACCAGCAGCGCCTTGGCCCGGTAGGCGGTCTGGCGCAGGGCGGGCGAGACGTGCTCGCGCTGCGCGGGCAGCTCCTTGACCAGGCGGCCCCGGAAGGCCTCGGCGAGGTAGTAGAGCAGGTCGCGGTCGGCGGGGCGGGTGGGCCAGGAGGCGTCGCCCTTCATGATCGCCTCGATGCCGAAGCTGTGCCGCACGATCTTGGCGTAGCCGCAGAAGGACACGGCGTGCCCGGGGGTGAGGGTGCCGTGCGCGATCACCTTGAGGGTCTGCTCGTCCAGTTCCGCGCCGAAGGAGTGCAGGGCGTCGGAGAGCATGTGCCAGGAGCGCGGGGTGGAGAAGGGCTCCTCGGTCTTGGGCGGCTGCGACCAGAGGTGGTCGGGGCGGTCGGTGAGGTAGTCGGTGACCCAGGGGTGGATGCCGTGCTCGCCGGCCCAGACCAGCCAGTCCTGTGCGGACGCCTGGAGGTGGACGTGGGTGAGGCGGTTGACCAGCGCGGAGGCGATCGGCCGGGCCAGCGCGTTGTCGGTGGCCCGGTTGCCCGCGCCGATGACGATGGAGCCGGCCGGGAGCTCGTAGGAGCCGATCCGGCGGTCGAGGATCAGCGAGTAGAAGGCCTTCTGGACGTCCGGGCTCGCGGCGTTGAGTTCGTCGAGGAAGAGGCAGTACGGCTCGTCGCGTGCGATGGCCTCGGGCGGGCAGAAGACGGACCGGCCGTCGCGGATCTGCGGGACGCCGATCAGGTCCTCGGGGGCGAGTTGGGTGCCGAGCAGGCTGACGCACTCCAGCCCCAGCGCGTCGGCGAACTTCCTTACGAGCGAGGACTTTCCGATGCCGGGAGCCCCCCAGAGGAACACGGGCCGGACGGTGGCGAGGCCGAGCAGCAGTTCGGGGATCTGGGCGGGGGTGACGGTGACGGCAGCCTGCACGGGCGTGGATGTCCTCGGGGGTGTGGCGGGTGTGTGGTGCGGCCAGTGTCGCCGCACCGCACACCGCGCGGCATCCCGTTTTCCCCGGCTTTTCCCCCGGCCGCGAGCCGTCAGGCTTCGAGGAGGTGCTTGAGCTTCTCCTCGCCCCGGGGCATCTCCTTGCGGACCATGGGCCTGACCACGAGGGGTACGAGGGCCCGGCCCACGCCGTGGCCCTCGAAGTCGACGTCCAGGGTGAGGCGGGAGCGGGTGCCGCCGTCGAGGGGTTCGACGGTGCCGCGCACATCGGGTCGTACCGGGCCGTCGACCCCGTGCACGTGCCAGCTCCTCGGCGGGTCGAGCTCCACGAACTCGATGGTCGTGGGGACCCGCCGGCGGCCGATCTGCCGGGTGACGAGGACCCTCGAACCGACGTGCACGGGGAGATCGCCGATCGGGACGGCGGATACGGCGCTGTCCTGCCACTCCGGCAGGTGCGTGGGGTCCGTCAGGTACGCGTAGACGTCCTCGGGCCTGCGGTCGATGTCGATGCTCTTCCTCATCGCGGACATGATGGTTCCTTGGCGCCCCCTGGCCGGCCCCTTCTCCACGCTACTCCGCGGGGGACGCGGCGGCGCGGTGCTTCCTCGCGGACATGGCGGCGTAGACGAGGACGCCCGCGAAGAGGAAGAGCACGCCCTGGTAGACGGCCGCGTAGCCGGAGCCCGCGACCAGCCACATCGAGAAGCCGAAGGCGAGGGCGGCGAGGACGCCGTCGCGGGCCAGGCGGCCGGGGTGGACCCGCTCACGCTGCCCGGAGAGCAGGAAGTAGATCTGCGCGGCGGTGGCCAGCAGGTACGGGACGGTGGCCGTGAAGGTGGTGATCAGGACCAGGCTCTCGAAGACGCCCTGGGTCCCGGCGGTGTAGTTGTAGACGGTGAGGGCGGAGGCCAGGGAGACGGTGACGATCACGCCGACGACGGGGACGCCGCGCTTCCTGGTCTCGAATGCCTTCGGGAAGAGCCCGTCCTTGGCGGCGGCGTACGGGGTCTGCGCGCTGAGCAGGGTCCAGCCGTTGAGGGCGCCGAGCATCGAGATCACGGCGGCGCAGGCGACCACGGTGCCGCCCCAGGTGCCGCCGAACATGGCGTTGACGGCGTCGGTGAAGGGGGCGGTGGAGGCGGTCAGCCGGTCGTGGGCGACCAGGCCGAAGACGGCGACCGTGCCGAGCAGGTAGACGGTGGCGGCGCCCACGGTGCCGAGGACGGTGGCCCGGCCGACGTTGCGGGCCGGGTCGCGGACCTCGCCCGCGCTGACGGTGGCGGACTCGACCCCGAGGTAGCTGAACAGCAGGATCGCCGCGGAGGCGGAGACGGCGCCGGCCGCGCTCTGGTCGGTGGCCCGGAAGGGGCCGAGGTTGGCGGGGTCGAAGAAGAACAGCCCGCCGACGGCCACCAGGAGCAGCGGGGCGAACTTCAGTACGGTGGCGACGACTTGGACCGCTCCGACGTAGCGGGTGCCCGCCAGGTTGGAGAGGGCCGGGAGCCACTGGACGGCGAGGGCGGCCAGGCACATGGACCACTTGTGTTCGCCCGCGGCGGGGAACAGCACCGTGAGGTAGCCGACGGCCGCGACGGCCAGGGCCGCGTTCGAGACCCAGGCGGTGATCCAGTAGCTCCAGGCGGCGAGGAAGCCGGCGAAGTCGCCGAAGGCGGCGCGGGCGTAGACGTAGGGGCCGCCGGTCTGCGGGTGGCGTTCGGCGAGCCGGCCGAAGACCAGGGCGAGGGCGATCGCGCCGGCGGTGAGGACGGCGAAGGCGACGAGGCTGATGGTGCCGAAGGGGGCCACCGAGGCGGGGAGGAGGAAGATCCCGCCGCCGATGATGTTGCCCATGACCAGGCAGGTCGCGACGGGGAGGCCGAAGCGGCGCGCGTGGGGGTCGCGGCTCGCGTGCGGGTCGCGGCCCTGCTCGGGGGGTGCTGTGGCCTCGGCGGGCAGGGTTGCGGTGCTGGTCATCGGTGGTGCGCCTCTGGATGTCTCACATGCTGGGCAGGTCAACACATGGTTGACCACCGTGAATGCGCCACAAAATCAGCGGATTTCGTCCCGCGCGGGCACCCCTGCGGAAGGAAGGCTTCCGTTATTTTCGTCCCCCGGCGGGCTTTCCTCCACCGGCCGCTGCACCGGCGGAGCCAGGGGTGCGGTCAGGGGTGCGGTCACGGGCGCGGTCACGGGCGCGGTCACGGGCGCGGTCACCGGTACCTGCGGCCCGTCCGCCTCCCGCAGCCAGCGCCGCAGCACGGCGTGCACCGCCTCCGCGCCGGCCAGTTCCTCCCCGGGCCCGGGGTCCGACAGTTCCGTGGGCCACATCAGGAACGGGTGCCCCTGTTCCCCGCCCAGCCCGCCGTGCGAGCCGATCTGTTCCTCGAAGGCGTGCACCGCACCCGTCCTCGGGTCGTACGCCGAGTTCACCATGACGTCCGCCACGTGCGGGAAGGCGTCGGTCCGGCGGACGGCCTGCGCCGCGCCCGGGCCGAAGGGAGCCAGCAGCTCCTCCGCCTCGCCCGGGACGTCCAGCCGGGCCGCCCTTCCGCCCCGCCCCAGCACCACCCCGTCCACCAGCAGGAATCCCACGCCCGGATGGTTCGCCAGCGTGGTCAGCAGGGCGGGGTGCGCGCGCTCGACGCGCGCCCGCGACGCCCGGCCGGGGATGTCCGGGAAGGAGATCAGGCCGAGGTTGCCCGAGGCCAGCACCACGGGATCGGAGCCCGGGCCCGGGTGCGCCTCCTCGCCCTCCTCCACGGGCCGGTGGAGCGCCGCGAGCACGGCCGCCCGGGCCTCGGCCCCGCTGCGGGTACGGCCGGCCCGGCGCGGCACCGGCAGCCCGCAGCCGGCCCGGACCAGGTCCCTGAGGGTCAGCCCGTACCGGCCGAGGAAGGTCTCCCCCGGACTCTGGCCGTGGTCGGAGAGCAGCACGATCCGGTACCGGCGCGGCGCGTGCTCGGCGACCCGGGCGATCAGCGCGATGCTCCGGTCCAGGCGCTGCAGCACCCGGTCGGTGTCCCGGCTGCGCGGGCCCGAGTGGTGCGCGACCTCGTCGTAGGCGACCAGGTCGGCGTAGACAGCGGTACGCCCGGCGAGCATGTCGCCGATCACGGCCGCGACGACCACGTCCCGTTCGACCACGGTCGCGAAGGCCCGGATCAGCGGGTACAGCCCGCCGCGCGACACCCGTGGCCGGTCCCCGCGGATCCGCGCCCGCAGTGACTGGACGACCTCCCGGACCACCTCGGCCGCGAAGGACCCGGCCGTGCGGACCGCGTTGGCCGGATCGGAGAAGTACGCGAAGTAGCCCGCGCGGGACCGGTTGGCCCGCCCCCGCCGGGCCGAGACCGACAGCACCAGCGCCAGCTGGTCGGCGCCGCCGCTGAACAGGTTGCCCCGGCTCGCCCCGTCCAGCGTGAGCAGTCCGCCGTCCCCGGTGCGTGCGATGGCCCGCCGCTGGAGCTCGGCGGCGCTGGTCGGCCGGTTGCAGACCATCACCTCGCCGGTGTCCTTCTCGTACCAGCGGAAGGCGGGCACGTCGAAGTTGGAGCCGTGCAGGATCCCGAGCTGGCTGGCACCGGTCTGGCTCGACCAGTCCGTACGCCAGGACCGGGCGCGGTGACCGCCCTCCAGCAGGCCGGCGACGGTGGGCATCAGCCCGCTGCCGCACGCGCGGCGCAACTCCTCGTACCCCAGCCCGTCCAGCTGGAGCACGAGCAGGCCCGGCGGCGCCTCGGCGGCCCGGGACGGGCCCGCCCGGCCCTGCCTGCGGCGGCGCCGGTCGGCGAGCCGGTAGAGCCGGCGCCGGTAGGCCTCGTCGTCGCGCACGGCGAGGGCGGTGGAGGTCGCCGACGCCACCGCGGACATCACGGCGGCGACGACCACCGCGGTGTCGGGGGCCACCTCGCTGCGGCCGTCCGGGATCAGGCTGAGCGCTATCAGCAGGAGCGAGCCGTTGAGGAAGAAGACGAGCAGCCCGAGCACCAGGGCGGGCACCAGCAGCAGGGCCCGGACGAGCACCGGCCAGACCAGCGCGCTCAGCAGACCGAAGGCCCCGGCGGCCCAGGCGGCGGTCAGCCCGATCTGCGTGACGCTGTCACCGTCGTCGGACTGGAGCCGGAAGTCCGGGAGGATCCCGGCCAGGGCGAGCATCGTGAGGGTGGACACGGCCCAGACGAGGAGCACGCGCACCAGGGCGCTGCCCGCGGTCCGCCACCGTGCTCGCCCCACGCCGCACCTCCCGCGCGCCCGGTCCCGCCTTCCAGGCTCGCACAGCCCGGCGCAACCGGTCGGGCGAGGCGGACGGCGTACAGGGGCGTATGGCGCGCGGGCCGGACCAGGGGGCGGGCCGGCCGGGGCGCGCCGCGCGTCCCGGCCCGGTCAGGTGCCGTCGTAGCCGGCGGTCGGCATGGACAGCCTGCGGTGCACCTCGGCCTTCATCGCGGAGGTGTACCGGGGCTCCTCGCCCCCGGCGGTCTCCAGCCGTACGCCGCGCCGCTCGCACTCCGCGGTGAACTCCTCGACGGAGCGCAGCGCGCGGGCCAGCACCCGGTGGTTGGCGGCGACGAAGAGGTCGACCTGCCCGGTGTCGACGTCGGACCAGAGCCCGCAGTGGTCGGCGCGCAGCCCGTAGACCAGCAACTGCCTCGTCACGACGTAGCCCCGGTCGGCGGCCCAGCGCGCGCACATGGCGTGCTGGCCGCGGGTGTCCACGGCGAAGGGGTCGGCGTCGAGGTCTTCGAGCGGGGCCAGGCTGGTGATCGCGGCCACGCGCAACTCTTCCATGCCGCCGGACCCTACTCCGATACTCCGCCGTAGAGGAGGGGGCGGCCGAGATCCGGTTCCGAGCGGCCGCGCGGGGCAGACACCCCCCACTAGGCTCGTGAGCGAGGCGCGAGGCGCGAGGGAGGGAGGTCCGGGTGCCGGTGGAGATCACCTGGTGGGGTCATGCCACGTGCACCGTCGAGGACTCCGGGGTCCGGCTGCTCACGGACCCGCTGTTCGCCCGGCGGCTCGCGCACCTGCGGCGGCGGCGCGGGGCGGTGCCCCCGCCCGAGGCGGCGGTGGCGGACGTGGTGCTGGTGTCCCATCTGCACGCCGACCACCTGCACCTGCCGTCGCTGGCCCGGCTCGCACCCGGCACCCGGCTGCTGGTGCCGCGCGGGGCGTGCCGGGCCGTGCCGGGGCTGGCGCGGGTCGCCGGGCTGCGCGGGCTGGCCGTGACGGAGGTGGTGCCGGGCGAGGAGGTCCCCGTACGCGACGGCGTACGGATCCGGGCGGTCGGCGCACGGCACGACGGACGGCGGCTGCCGTTCGGTCCGCACCGGTGCCCGGCGCTCGGCTACGTGGTGCGGGGCACGGCGCGGACCTACTTCGCCGGGGACACCGGGCTGTTCGACACGATGGCCGAGGAGGTCGGGCCCGTGGACGTGGCCCTGCTGCCGGTGGGCGGCTGGGGACCGTACCTGGGCCCCGGTCACCTGAACGCGGGGCGGGCGGCACAGGCGCTGGCCCGGCTGGCACCCGCGGCAGCGGTCCCGGTGCACTACGGGACGTACTGGCCCGTCGGGATGGACGCGGTACGGCCGCATGAATTCCATGCGCCGGGCGAGGAGTTCGAGCGGCTCGCGCGGCATCTGGCGCCCAAGGTGACCGTACGGGTGCCGCAGCACGGCGAACGGGTGCGACTGCCGTGACGTGGCGCGAGCTCGCGGCGGCGGCCGGCCAGGTACCGCCGGAGAGCACCCAGCAGGCGGTGGGGTACCCGGCGCTGTTCCTGCTGGTGGCCCTGGGTGCGCTGGTACCCGTCATCCCGACGGGTGCGCTGGTGAGTTCGGCGGCGGTGGTGGCCTTCCACCACCAGTCGCCGCCCTACGGGGTGCTGCTGGTGTTCGCGGTGTCGGCGCTGGCGGCGTTCACCGGGGACATGACGCTGTACTGGCTCGGGCAGCGCGGGGTGCGCTCACGCGGCGGTTCGCGCTGGCTGGAGACGCTGCGCGGCCGGGCCACACCGGAGCGGCTGGAGCAGGCACGGACGCGGCTCGACGAGCACGGGGTGCTGGTCCTGGTCCTGTCACGGCTGGTCCCGGCGGGCCGGATCCCGGTGATGCTGGCCTGTCTCCTGGCGCAGATGCCGCTCCGCCGCTTCGCCCGCGGCGACGCCCCGGCCTGTCTGGCCTGGGCGGCGACGTACGGTGCGATCGGCATCCTGGGCGGCACCCTCTTCGCGGAGCCCTGGAAGGGCGTGGCCCTGGCGGTCGGCCTGGCTCTCGCGATCAGCGCGGGCCCCGCGCTCCGGCGCCGCCTGCGGCCCCGGCCCTGAGCCGGCCGTCAGCCGGGGCAGTCGGCCTCGGTCCAGGTCGCGACCAGGTCGCGGCAGACGACGGCGAGCGAGCCGTTCCACAACGCGATCTCGTGGCTGCAGCCGTTCCGGTGGGGCAGGACCTCGTCGAGGATCACGGTCCCCAGAGCTGCCCAGTCACCGTCGCCGTCCTCGGCGCTTGCGGCATCGAAGCCGCAGACGCCTGTGTAGCGGATGACCAGGTCTTCGTCGTGCTTCCAGCAGTTGTGCCGGAACCGGATCTCCAGCTGCCGGTCATCGGATCCGACACCTCGGACGTGCTGGATCTCCAGATCCTTCACACACCGCTTGCCGGAGAAGTCGTAGTGCTCCGGGTCTGTGGCGAAGTCCCGGGCGCCGGCCGGAAGACCGTCGGCCAGTGAGGGCAGATGCTCCAGGTACCGAGCGGGGGAAAGGACCCCTGACAGGTTCCCGACCTGTGCATTCAGATCGATGTACTCCATCGTGCTTTTCCCCCCGCTCGTGGCCCTGTCGGCCGACGCATCGTCGCACGGGCCGGGAGACGCGCGGCAGGCGTGGGGGCCTGGTGGCCTCGTGGCTCTGAGCCCAGGCTCCGGCCCGGCCCGGCCCGTGCGCGGCCCGGCCCGTGCGGGGCCTATCGGTCCCGGTCGTGTCCCGGGCGGGCGCCGGGCGGAGGGAACGCGAGGCCCGTCGGCGTGTTGAGGCCGGTGGAGGCGAGCGTGACCTGTCCGCCGCCCGTCTCGCGGACCCGGACCACCCGGTTGTTGAAGCCGTCGGCCACGTAGAGGTGGCCGGAGCCGTCGAGGGCGAGGCCCAGCGGGGAGCTGAGGCCTGTGGTGGGCACCGTGCTCTGCGCGCCGCTGCCCGCGGCCACCTTCACCACGCGGTTGTTCCCGCTGTCGGCGATGTAGAGGTCACCGGCGGCGTTCCGGGCCAGCCCGGTCGGCTGGGAGAGGCCGGTGGTGGGCACGGTGCTCTGGCCGCTCCCGTCCACGGCCACCTTGACGACGCGGTCGTTGACGAAGTCGGAGACGTACAGCTCCCCGCCGGGCGCCCACGCCAGACCCCAGGGGTGCAGCAGCCCGGTGGTGGGGACGGTCGTCTGGCCCCCGCCACCGGCCGCCACCTTCACGATCCGGTCGTTGAAGCTGTCGGCGATGTAGAGGTTCCCGGCCGGGTCGACCGCCAGCCCCAGCGGGCGCGACAGGCCGGCGGTGGGAACGACGGCCTGCTCCCCGCCGTCCGGAGGCAGTACGAGGACCCGGTTGTTGCCGGTGTCGGAGACGTAGAGCCGGCCCGTGGCGTCCCAGACCAGGCCGGTCGGCCGCACCAGGCCGTCGAAGGGGACCGTGGTCCGGTCGCCGCCGTCCGCGGGCAGGGTCACCACCCGGTTGTTGCCGTAGTCGGACACGTACAGGGGCGGGCCGGCGGGCGACCGTACGTCCACGGGCTGCGCGGCACCTGCCGCGCCCGCGGGGAGCGCGCAGAGCATCAGCAGCGCCACCGCGGCGGCCAGCCGCCGGGTCCACCGCCGGGCGGCCGGCGGTGCCTGCGTTCGTGACGCGGCCGTCTTGCGTTCCACGACTCACCCACCTGATCCGGACGGTCGGCCGGCCCGGTGCCGTACCCCCGCCGACCTTAGGAAATGCCGGGCGCCGGTGCGGGAGCCACGCCATCGGAGCGGCCGGCGGCCACTCCGATGGACTGGGGGGGCGGGGGCCAGGACCTTGCCGGTCACCGGCGCCTGCCCGCCTCCGCCGCCTCGCGCAGGGACAGGGGTCGTCGACCAGGGTGCGGGACGTGCCGCCGTACATGTACCCGTGTGCGGAGGGCTCGGCGAGCGACCGGTCGCGGGTCCCCGGCAGTGACGTCCCCGCGAGGCCCGGCGGGGCGTACGGCCGGTCCTGGAACTGCTGAACGAGGGGGCGTGATCGGGACGGGTCCCGCCGGGGGGCTGGACCTCAAGTGCGGTTGAGTTCATAGGGTCTTGCCCAGCAGAGCGCATCGCAGCACGCCGCATCACACCGCACCACCGACGGGGAGTCGATCCGCCATGGAGTACTCGCACGACGACGCCGAACTGATCCGCCAACCCATCGGCTACTGGAGCTGGGCCGCCTACGACGCGATCGTGAGCCGCACCCGCGGCGCGCTCGCCGAGCTCGGTACCACCCAGCCGCAGTGGTGGATCCTCGCCCGGGTCGCCCTGGCGGGCGACGAGGTCAGGACACGGGACGGGTTGACCGAGACCCTGCGGGGCTACCTCGCGGTGGGCGAGGAGGCGCTGTCCGAGGAGATGGACACGGTCATCGTCCAGGGCTGGATCACCCAGGACGCCGCAGGGCGCCTGGAGATGACCCCCGAGGGGCAGGAGTTCTTCGACAAGGCCGCGGCCCTGCAGAAGGACCTGTGGGACGAGCGGCACGCGGGAATCTCCGACGAGGAGTACCTGATCACCCTCAAGGTGCTCCAGCGGTTCATCCACAACGTGGGCGGTCGGGCCTGGCACCACTGAGCCCGGGCGGCGCCGCTCACCCGCCGGTCCGGGAGCCCTCCGGGGCCAGCGTGCGGGAGGCGCCGATCGGCAGGTCCCAGAGGTCCTCGCGGGGCAGGCCGGCCCGGTGCCAGGCGGCCAGGGTGCGGTGCAGGGGCTCCATGACCGGCTCCGCGGAGAGGACGAAGGTGGCCCAGTGCATGGGGGCCATCCGGCGGGCGCCGAGGTCGAGGCAGGCCTGCACGGCTTCCTCCGGGTCGGCGTGGACGTCGCCGAGCCACCAGCGCGGGGCGTACGCGCCGACGGGCAGGAGGGCGAGGTCGATGCCGGGGTGACGGCGGCCGATCTCCCCGAACCAGTGCCCGTAGCCCGTGTCACCCGCGAAGTAGAGCTTCCGCGGCGCCGCACTCAGGGTGTCGGTGAGGATCCAGCCGCCCCACAGGGACCGGCAGGTGTCGATCAGCGACCGTTTCGACCAGTGGTGGGCGGGGACGAACTCGAAGCGTACGCCGCCCAGTTCGGCCGATTCCCACCAGTCGAGGTCGGTGACCCGGGTGAAGCCGCGGCGGCGGAACCAGCCGGCCAGGCCCGCCGGTACGAACAGGGGTGTGTGCCGGGGCAGCCGCTTGAGGGTGGGGGCGTCGAGGTGGTCGTAGTGGTTGTGGCTGATCACCACCGCGTCCACCGGCGGCAGGTCCTCCCAGCGCACTCCGACCGGGGTCATCCGGGCCGGGGTGCCGAGGATCCGCCGGGACCAGACCGGGTCGGTCAGAACGGTCAGCCCGCCGGTCCGCAGGACCCAGCTGGCGTGTCCGGCCCAGGTGACGCAGACGGTGCCGGGGGGCGCCGGGGGCAGCGGGCCGGGTTCGTACGGCAGGTCGGGAATGCCGCGCAGCCCTTCGGGGCCGGGCCGGAAGGCGCCCTCGCGGGCGAGGCGGGCGTAGCTGCGGACCCCCGGGAGCGGGGCGGTCAGCCGGTCCGCGAACGAGCGCGGCCAACGGCGGTGCGCACCGAGCGGGCGCCGCGCGGGCGCGCGCTCCGGCGCCGCGGGGGCCGGGTCGGGTGCGGCATCAGGGGCCGGGGCACGGCTGGGGGCGGGGGCGGGGCTGGGGGCGGGGGCGGGGGCATCCGTCCGGTCCCTCATCGCGAAGTCTCCGTTCACCGGGGTCGGGTGGTCAGGCCAGCCCGGCCAGGACTGATCCGAGGAGTTCAAGGGAGTCGCGTACGTGCGGGAGCGCGAGCGGATCGCCGGCGGTGAGGGCGGCCAGCCGCTCGTGCGGGGTGGCTCCCAGCAGCGGCCCGGTGGACAGCCGCACGCGCAGCGCGCCCAGTTCGTCGGCGAACCGCTGCCCGCCGGGCGTGGGGGCGCCGAGCCGGCCGCCGAGCCAGTCCTCCAGTTCCATCGCGTCGCCGACCCCGTGCCGGGCGAGTCCGGCGCGCAGCGGGGTGAGGTCGGCGTACAGGTGCCGGCCGGCCTGCGGGGGCCGCGCCAGTGCCCCGGCCTCCAGCAGCCGCCGGTGCGCGGCGGCGGCCACCACCCCGTGCAGGGCGGCGGCGGCGTACGCGCGCCCGGCGACGGCGTCGGGTTCGTCGAGGGCGTGCGCGGCGGCCCCCGCGACGGGTCCGGCGACCATCGCCCCGGTGGCGGTGAGGACGTCGAGGGTACGGGCACGCAGCCAGGTCCCGCGCGGGGTGTCGGGGAAGCGGACGACGGCGGCGGGCCAGCCGGCCGGCAGCATCGCCCCGGACAGGTCGACGAGGACGGCCGCCTGTTCGGGGAGCATCTCGGCGGGGCTCAGGACCAGGGTGTCGTGGGGACGGTGGACGGTGTCGCGCCAGCTCTCGTCACTGACGACGAACAGTCCGGCGGATTCGGCGGCCTCGCAGGCCTCGCGGAGCATCTCGGGCGGCGGCACGGTCGCCGTGGGGTCGTCCGCGACCGACAGCAGCAGCACGCGCGGGTCACCGCCCTCGGCGCGCACCCGCCGGACGGTCTCCAGCAGGGCGTAGGGGTCGGGAATCCCGCCGCACTCGGCCGGGGTCGGCACGTGGTAGGCGCGCCGTCCCAGCAGCCGGACCTGCGGGGTCCACCAGGCGGGACAGGGCCGGGGCAGCATCACGTCTCCCCCGTACGCCCCGAGCAGGGCCAGGAGCAGCGCGGGGGCTCCGGGGCCCGCGGCCACGTTCTCGGGGGAGGTGGCCAGCCCCCGCCGCCCCCAGTGCCGGCAGGCGGCCACCCGTACGGCCTCGCCGCCGCCCGGGGGCTCGGGGGCGGCGCGTCCGGCGGCCGCGGCGAGGACGGAGAGCAGCTCG
Proteins encoded in this window:
- a CDS encoding MBL fold metallo-hydrolase, yielding MPVEITWWGHATCTVEDSGVRLLTDPLFARRLAHLRRRRGAVPPPEAAVADVVLVSHLHADHLHLPSLARLAPGTRLLVPRGACRAVPGLARVAGLRGLAVTEVVPGEEVPVRDGVRIRAVGARHDGRRLPFGPHRCPALGYVVRGTARTYFAGDTGLFDTMAEEVGPVDVALLPVGGWGPYLGPGHLNAGRAAQALARLAPAAAVPVHYGTYWPVGMDAVRPHEFHAPGEEFERLARHLAPKVTVRVPQHGERVRLP
- a CDS encoding DedA family protein; the protein is MTWRELAAAAGQVPPESTQQAVGYPALFLLVALGALVPVIPTGALVSSAAVVAFHHQSPPYGVLLVFAVSALAAFTGDMTLYWLGQRGVRSRGGSRWLETLRGRATPERLEQARTRLDEHGVLVLVLSRLVPAGRIPVMLACLLAQMPLRRFARGDAPACLAWAATYGAIGILGGTLFAEPWKGVALAVGLALAISAGPALRRRLRPRP
- a CDS encoding SMP-30/gluconolactonase/LRE family protein — translated: MERKTAASRTQAPPAARRWTRRLAAAVALLMLCALPAGAAGAAQPVDVRSPAGPPLYVSDYGNNRVVTLPADGGDRTTVPFDGLVRPTGLVWDATGRLYVSDTGNNRVLVLPPDGGEQAVVPTAGLSRPLGLAVDPAGNLYIADSFNDRIVKVAAGGGGQTTVPTTGLLHPWGLAWAPGGELYVSDFVNDRVVKVAVDGSGQSTVPTTGLSQPTGLARNAAGDLYIADSGNNRVVKVAAGSGAQSTVPTTGLSSPLGLALDGSGHLYVADGFNNRVVRVRETGGGQVTLASTGLNTPTGLAFPPPGARPGHDRDR
- a CDS encoding MarR family winged helix-turn-helix transcriptional regulator; the encoded protein is MEYSHDDAELIRQPIGYWSWAAYDAIVSRTRGALAELGTTQPQWWILARVALAGDEVRTRDGLTETLRGYLAVGEEALSEEMDTVIVQGWITQDAAGRLEMTPEGQEFFDKAAALQKDLWDERHAGISDEEYLITLKVLQRFIHNVGGRAWHH
- a CDS encoding MBL fold metallo-hydrolase; amino-acid sequence: MRDRTDAPAPAPSPAPAPSRAPAPDAAPDPAPAAPERAPARRPLGAHRRWPRSFADRLTAPLPGVRSYARLAREGAFRPGPEGLRGIPDLPYEPGPLPPAPPGTVCVTWAGHASWVLRTGGLTVLTDPVWSRRILGTPARMTPVGVRWEDLPPVDAVVISHNHYDHLDAPTLKRLPRHTPLFVPAGLAGWFRRRGFTRVTDLDWWESAELGGVRFEFVPAHHWSKRSLIDTCRSLWGGWILTDTLSAAPRKLYFAGDTGYGHWFGEIGRRHPGIDLALLPVGAYAPRWWLGDVHADPEEAVQACLDLGARRMAPMHWATFVLSAEPVMEPLHRTLAAWHRAGLPREDLWDLPIGASRTLAPEGSRTGG
- a CDS encoding aminotransferase class I/II-fold pyridoxal phosphate-dependent enzyme gives rise to the protein MQRTAAEGRGPVRYGPPAPQPGLPVLPELLSVLAAAAGRAAPEPPGGGEAVRVAACRHWGRRGLATSPENVAAGPGAPALLLALLGAYGGDVMLPRPCPAWWTPQVRLLGRRAYHVPTPAECGGIPDPYALLETVRRVRAEGGDPRVLLLSVADDPTATVPPPEMLREACEAAESAGLFVVSDESWRDTVHRPHDTLVLSPAEMLPEQAAVLVDLSGAMLPAGWPAAVVRFPDTPRGTWLRARTLDVLTATGAMVAGPVAGAAAHALDEPDAVAGRAYAAAALHGVVAAAAHRRLLEAGALARPPQAGRHLYADLTPLRAGLARHGVGDAMELEDWLGGRLGAPTPGGQRFADELGALRVRLSTGPLLGATPHERLAALTAGDPLALPHVRDSLELLGSVLAGLA